Proteins found in one Magnolia sinica isolate HGM2019 chromosome 5, MsV1, whole genome shotgun sequence genomic segment:
- the LOC131245700 gene encoding probable indole-3-pyruvate monooxygenase YUCCA5: MFSASNHEDFLTRRCVWVNGPIIVGAGPSGLAVGACLKEHGVPFIILEKEDCIASLWQKRSYNRLKLHLPKQFCQLPKLPFPEDFPKYPNKKQFIDYLESYARHFEINPRFNECVQSAKYDETCGLWRVKSFCMRAGARGAEVEYICRWLVVATGENAVRAVPEIEGLSEFGGRVMHVCDYKSGENFKGEQVLVVGCGNSGMEVSLDLCNYNAFPSMVIRSSVHVLPREVMGKSTFEVAVSLMKWLPLWLVDKLLLVLAWLVLGNTEKYGLKRPSMGPMQLKNTQGKTPVLDVGALGKIKSGKIKVVPGIKRFSTGKVELVSGQNLEVDSVIFATGYRSNVPSWLQESDFFSRNGFPKQPFPNGWKGNAGLYAVGFTRRGLSGASVDAVRIAEDIGRVWKEETKQTKQFIACHRRCISQF, translated from the exons ATGTTTAGTGCATCCAACCACGAAGACTTCTTAACGCGTCGTTGTGTGTGGGTGAACGGCCCAATAATTGTAGGTGCAGGCCCATCCGGCTTAGCTGTCGGCGCTTGCCTTAAAGAACATGGCGTCCCGTTCATTATCCTTGAGAAAGAGGACTGCATTGCCTCACTTTGGCAGAAGCGCAGCTACAATCGCTTGAAGCTCCACCTCCCCAAGCAATTCTGCCAGCTTCCAAAGCTTCCATTCCCTGAGGACTTCCCAAAGTACCCCAACAAGAAGCAATTCATAGACTACTTAGAGTCGTATGCACGACACTTTGAGATCAACCCCCGATTCAATGAGTGCGTCCAGTCCGCTAAGTATGACGAAACATGCGGATTGTGGCGTGTGAAGAGCTTCTGCATGAGAGCGGGTGCTCGGGGTGCTGAGGTCGAGTACATTTGCCGGTGGCTGGTGGTGGCCACTGGAGAGAACGCAGTGCGAGCGGTGCCTGAGATTGAAGGGTTGAGTGAGTTCGGTGGTAGAGTGATGCATGTCTGTGACTACAAGTCTGGGGAGAACTTCAAGGGGGAGCAAGTACTAGTCGTGGGCTGCGGGAATTCGGGCATGGAAGTCTCTTTAGACCTTTGCAACTACAATGCCTTCCCGTCGATGGTGATTCGAAGCTCG GTTCATGTCTTGCCAAGGGAAGTTATGGGGAAATCGACATTTGAGGTGGCTGTTTCTCTGATGAAATGGTTACCTCTTTGGCTGGTGGACAAGCTGCTTTTGGTTTTGGCATGGTTGGTACTTGGAAACACTGAGAAGTATGGATTAAAAAGACCTTCAATGGGACCTATGCAGCTCAAGAACACCCAAGGGAAGACCCCTGTTTTGGACGTCGGTGCATTGGGCAAGATCAAATCAGGTAAAATCAAGGTAGTTCCTGGAATCAAGAGGTTTTCAACAGGGAAAGTTGAGCTTGTTAGTGGGCAGAATCTTGAGGTGGATTCAGTGATTTTTGCAACTGGGTATCGCAGCAACGTTCCTTCTTGGCTACAG GAGAGTGATTTCTTCTCAAGGAATGGATTTCCAAAGCAACCCTTCCCAAATGGGTGGAAAGGGAATGCAGGGCTTTATGCAGTTGGGTTCACAAGGAGAGGGTTGTCTGGTGCATCAGTAGATGCTGTGAGAATAGCAGAAGACATTGGAAGAGTTTGGAAAGAGGAAACAAAGCAGACAAAGCAGTTCATTGCCTGCCATAGGAGATGTATTTCACAGTTCTGA